The sequence TCCAGTTCAGAGCATATCAGTCGGGCATGGGGCTGCGCCGGCAAGATTCCGTAAAGTGAAGGTGGGAGTAATAAAATGTTAGGCAGGGATAGGGTAGTAGAGTTGCTAAAAAATCTAACGCGAGAGGCGAAGAAAAATGGCGCTGGGCAGGCTGAGACACTTTATGTCGGCAGCCACGGCTCTACTACAAGATTTGCAAACTCAGCAGTCATGCAGAATGTAATGGAATCGAACAGGACGGTTTACTTCAGGGTTTTATTGGGCAAACAAGTGGGCATGGCATCTACAAATTCCCTGCATGGAGATGACCTGAGGAGATGCATGAATAAGGCAATTACCATTGCAAAACAAACAAGGCCTCTTAAATTTTTTGACTGCCTGCCAGAGCCTTGTAAATATTCAGAGATAAAAACACATTACTCTGAGACTGCAAATTTTACAATACCGGATAAGATAAAGACGCTTAAGGATATTTTTATAAAACTTGGCCATGCAAGCCTTAAGCAGGGAGCCAAAATTAAAATTGGCGGAGCATTTTCAACTCTGGAAACCGAGATAGGCATTGTAAATTCAAATGGTTTAACTGCATATAAGCCATTTACATCCGCGCACATAAGCCTTATAACTTCATCTGTTTTTGCATCTGGTTTTGCAAGCCAGTTTGAACGCAATGCAAAAAATATTGACACAGAAAAACTTCTTTCCGTTGCAATGGGGAAAACCATTCTCAAACAAAAGGCAAGAAAACTAAAACCTGGTCAATATACAGTAATCCTTGAACCCGCTGCTGTAAATGAAATCCTTGAATGGCTTATCTATATAGGTTTTGGCGCAGGCGCATTTATTGACGGCACAAGTTTTATGCGCGGCAATATGGGCAAAAGAATAATGGATAAAAAGATAACAATATACGACGACGGCAATGATCCTTCCGGTTTTCCTGTGCCATTTGATTTTGAAGGTGTGAAAAAGCGGGGTCTGGATATTGTAAAAAACGGCGTGGCAAAGTCTGTAGCATACGACACATTTCTGGCAAAAAAATGCAGAAGGGAAACAACAGGCCATGCGCTTATACCAGAGGATATTGAAGGGGCATTTCCATCAAATGTCTTTATAAAGGAAGGCAAACATACTGTTGAAGAAATGGTATCACTGCTTGAGAGAGGCAT comes from Deltaproteobacteria bacterium and encodes:
- a CDS encoding TldD/PmbA family protein encodes the protein MLGRDRVVELLKNLTREAKKNGAGQAETLYVGSHGSTTRFANSAVMQNVMESNRTVYFRVLLGKQVGMASTNSLHGDDLRRCMNKAITIAKQTRPLKFFDCLPEPCKYSEIKTHYSETANFTIPDKIKTLKDIFIKLGHASLKQGAKIKIGGAFSTLETEIGIVNSNGLTAYKPFTSAHISLITSSVFASGFASQFERNAKNIDTEKLLSVAMGKTILKQKARKLKPGQYTVILEPAAVNEILEWLIYIGFGAGAFIDGTSFMRGNMGKRIMDKKITIYDDGNDPSGFPVPFDFEGVKKRGLDIVKNGVAKSVAYDTFLAKKCRRETTGHALIPEDIEGAFPSNVFIKEGKHTVEEMVSLLERGILVTRFHYVNGLLDTRAASMTGMTRDGTFYIEDGKIKYPVEDMRFTESILEAFSRVEAISCERQAFPIPWSDVGANIVPALLIKGFNFSD